The genomic DNA CGGTACAGTCTTCTCGCGGGACAATAGTTGTTCGACAGGATATGAGACGGCGAGGAAGGAAAAAAAATGACAAAGAAAAAAGATACACCCGCTTCTCATCCGCACGAGGACTCTCTCGCATCGACCGACAAGGTCGCTCCCGCTCCGGGACGGCCTTCCGAGCCGACCTTTCCCATCGTCGGCATTGGCGCCTCGGCCGGAGGTCTGGCGGCTTTCGAAGCCTTTTTCTCCGGCATGCCGACCGATACCGATCCGGGGATGGCCTTTGTTCTAGTCCAGCATCTGAAGCCGGATCACAAGAGTCTGCTGACCGAACTCATCCGACGCTACACCAGCATGGAGGTCTTCGAGGTGGAAGATGGTATGGAAGTTCGGCCTAACTGCACCTATATTATTCCGCCCAACCGCGACATGGCCATTCTGCACGGCAGGTTGCAATTGCTCGAGCCCATCAACCCACGAGGGCAGCGACTGCCCATCGACTTTTTTTTCCGTTCCCTGGCTCAGAGCATGCATGAATCGGTGGTCGGCGTCGTGCTCTCGGGCACGGGCAGCGATGGCACACTCGGTGTGCGGGCCATTAAAGGTGAAGGGGGCATGGTCATTGCCCAGACGCCCGAATCCTGCGAGTACGACGGCATGCCGCGCAGCGCCATTGCCACAGGCCTGGTGGATTACGAATTGCCGCCGTCGGAGATGCCCGCCCGGATCATCGCCTATACTGACCACGTCTATGGCCCGCCTCTCTGTGCGGAGACCGACCCCATACCCGGGACCGAAAATGCGCTGCAGAAAATATGCATCCTTCTGCGCATCCATACCGGGCACGATTTTTCCCAGTACAAACCGAGCACCATCAATCGCCGTATCGAACGCCGAATGGCCGTGCATCAAATCGACACGCTGGATGCGTACATTCAATACTTGCAGCAAGCCCCGCGGGAAGTGGAGTCCCTTTTTCGCGACTTGCTCATCGGCGTGACTCGTTTTTTCCGCGATACTGAAGCATTCAATACGTTCGAGGAAGAGGTTGTCCCCAAACTCTTTGCTGAAAAGTCACCGGGGTCCTCAATCAGAATCTGGTCGACGGGATGCTCCACCGGAGAGGAGGCTTACTCTGTCGCCATCCTCTTGCAGGAGTACATGGAAAAGACCCGGACAAGAATCAAGGTGCAGATCTTTGCCACCGATATAGACAGTCAGGCCATAAACACTGCCCGTAGCGGATTGTATCCGACCAGCATAGCCGCCGATGTCACGCCGGAACGGCTGTCGCGTTTTTTCACGATTGAGTCCAATGGCAGCGCGTACCGCATCCACAAAACGCTCCGCGACATTCTGATTTTTTCGGAACAGGACGTTATCAAGGACCCGCCCTTTTCCAGGCTCGACTGCATCCTATGCCGCAACCTGCTCATCTACATGGACGGAGAGTTGCAGAAAAAAATCATGCCGCTCTTCCATTACGCCTTGCGCCCTGGCGGATTCCTCTTTTTGGGTACATCGGAAACAGTGGGCGATTTCGGTGACCTGTTCACCGCCATGCACCGCAAATCGAAACTGTATCTGCGCAAGGAAGCACAGCTTGGCAAACGCTCCACAGCCATGAGCCGTTTCATTCCGCCCCTGTCGGCCCTTGACTCGTCACTCCTCCGGCCGACAACCGTCAAGGAGGTCGCCCCCGCCAAGCTGCCGTTGCGTGATTTGACCGAACAGACGCTGTTGCAACGGTTCGTCCCCGTGGGAGTGCTCGTCAACGCGCAGGGTGACATCCTTTACCTCCACGGGCGCACCGGCCAGTACCTGGAACCCGCGCAAGGCGAAGCAGGTACCAACAACATCCTCAAGATGGCGCGGGAGGGACTGCGCCGCGGATTGAACACGGCCCTGCACAAGGCGCGTTCATCCGGCGGAACCGCCCGCAGCCAGTCTTTGTGGGTCAAGACCAACGGGTCCTTCACCTCGGTAGACCTGACGGTCTGCCCGGTAGCTGCCGACCATGTGGATTTTTCTGACCCCCTCTATCTGGTCATCCTGGAACCCTCGCCGCAGGTCGGCCACGGGTCGGTGCCCACATCCGCCTCCCCAGCCGTCGGGGGAGACGGTGAGAAATCAGATGAGGATGGAGAAAAGGACAATCTCGTCAAGACGCTGCGGCAAGAGCTGTTGGCCAACGAAGAATATCTCCAGAGCACCATTGAGGAACTCGAAACATCCAACGAGGAACTCAACTCGTCCAACGAGGAAATGCAGTCAATAAACGAAGAATTGCAATCCTCGAACGAGGAACTCGAGACCTCCAAAGAGGAACTACAATCCGTTAATGAGGAATTGTCCACCGTCAATACCGAGCTGCAGAACAAGCTGACCGATCTGTCGCAGGCCAACAACGACATGAGCAACCTGCTCTCCGGAACGGGCATCGCCACGATATTCGTGGACCACCAGCTGTGCATCATGCGTTTCACCCCGGCCGCCACTCGGATCATAAACCTGATTCCAGTTGATATAGGGAGACCTGTCGGCCACATCGTTTCCAAACTTGTGGGCTACGACAGCCTGGTCGAAGATGTGGAGTCCGTACTGGAAACGCTGCTCCCCAAGGATCTGGAGGTACAGGCGGAGGATGGGAAATGGTATACAATGCGCATCCAGCCGTATCGCACCCTGGATAACGTGATTGAGGGCGCTGTGATCACCTTTGTCGACATAACCGAGATGAAGAAATCTGACGAGCTGTTGCAGGAGGCCCATGGCCAAATCCGCCTCGCAGTGGTTGCGCGGGACTCGCAGGATGCCATTACCGTGTTGGACATGAAGGGAGATATCCTGTCCTGGAATCCTTCGGCACACAGGCTTCTCGGGTGGAGAGAAGAGGAAGCACTGTCCATGAACATTCAGGATATGCTCCCAAAAGATATGCAGGCTGAGGAATTGGAGAACCTTCGACTGGTTGCGCAGGGCGATTTGCCGATGCCCTATGAGACACGCCGTATACACAAGGATGGACAGACATTGCAGGTGTGGCTCACGGCCAGCCTGCTGTTGGACGATACAGGCTCTGCCTATGGCATGGCGACCACACAACGGATAGTCCGGGAGGCCAACAAATCATGAAAAACAAGCTCAGACTTCAAGCAGAAGCGTTGGCCCAATCAAGAGAATCTGTGGATAAACAGCCTCTTTCTCCCGAGGAAATGAAGCAAGCGCTCCACGAGTTGCGCGTCCATCAGATCGAGCTGGAGCTGCAAAACGAGGAGTTGCGCCGGTCACAGGCGGAACTGGACGCCATTCGGGCGCGCTACTTCGATCTCTATGACATGGCTCCGGTCGGTTATTGCACAATCAGCGAAGATGGGATGACCCTCGAGTCCAATCTCACCGCCGCGACCCTGCTCGGCATGCACCGCAGCGACATGGTCGGACAGCCCTGGACCACCTTCATCCATAGGGAGGACCAGGATATATACTACCGTCACCGCAAGGAGCTCCTCAGCAACAATTCGCCGAATGCGACGGCGGAATGCGAATTGCGGCTGTTGAAAAAGGACGGGAGCGAGTTCTGGGCGCTGTTGACTGGCACCTTGGTCCCGGATGACGAAGGAACTCCCGTCTGCCGCGTCGTGATACACGACATCACGGGGCGCAAGCAGGAAGAACAGTTTCGGGAGGACGTGCAACGCATCATCCATCACGACATCAAGGGGCCGCTTGGAGCCCTCTTCTCACTGACGCGGATGGTTCTTGAAGACGGCGAGAGTGACGCCTTGATGGACTTGTTTCCGCAAGTCATGCTCGGTATTCAGCAAGTAATCCAATTCATCGACGCTGCCGAGCCTCTGAGGGAAATGGAAAAGGGTGTATTTACTCCGGCCAAAACGCCTATTGCAATCCATCAACTCCTTGAAACAGTGAAACTCTCCCTGGCGACGCTTGCCTCGAAGTGCAAGGTGACCATTTCGATCCAAGCCGAAACGGATTGCTTTTCTGAAAGCGCGAGAGTGTTCGGAGAGGCCTTCCTCTTTGAGGACATGTTCATGAACCTGGGGAAGAATGCCATTGAGGCTCTCCCGAAGGGAGGGGACGTCACTATCACCTGCCGGACGGACCAAGACATGGTGTACATCGCCATCCATAATGCCGGTACGGTGCCTGAATCAATCCGAAACCGGTTCTTTGAGAGATACGTCACTGAGGGCAAGCGGTTCGGCACGGGGCTGGGGACTTACAGTGCCCGTCTTATCGCCGAGGCACATGGCGGCCACATCAAGCTCGCCACATCAGAGGCCGAAGGGACCACGATCAGCATCTCGCTCCCCCTTTGCGATATCCGGTAGCGCTTCTTCCGCTCGGCCCGCCGAAAGCCTTCGTATCTGAAATAGGAATGTCCTCTACCCCAAGGTCAAAGCACCATGGCGGCATCTTCGAGCCGGGCCGAAAGGCATGTTGGGCTCGGTTCCAACTCTCGTGTCGGGTATCCCAACCATTGGAGTAAGAATGGGGGATGACGTCTGCCCATCTGGAGCGGGGCTCCCCACGCTGCCAGGGGGAGGATCCCCTTGATCATCGACATGAAACAATCCACATTGGATGGGATTGACAAGTCGCCAATTACTCAAGGCAAGTCTGATTGCTTTTATTTCTACTCCGCATAAATGATTTATTGAAAATATACAGTGACAATCCCAAGCTATATAGTACTATGTAAATACTCACTGGCGTCTTGATTCAGATGTTTAACATGGCATTGTTCCAATTCATAATATCACAAATGCACATGCCTGAATGTAATGGATGTATTGTAAATAAGATGCTGTGGCAGGAGCCCAAACTATGGATATCAAGACATTCGAATCACCCGCACCCGAGGTCTGCGCCAGCAAGATCTTCGAGGCCTGCGGCGCGAAGTTCGATAAGGATGTTGTTACCGATCTCTGGCAAAAAATCAGGCGACATCAGTGGGTACTGTCCGAAAAATTGAACCGGGATGTCGGATTCAAGATCGCCTGCAACGATTTTGTCGATAATATCGGGACGGATAAGGAACTCGCCACGCACAACCAGGAAAAACTGCTGGTGCAAATGGGCGCACAGGCCATCACCCGAGACATATGGGACACCATCTCCGACACCCAGCCACCCAAGAAGCTGATACAAATGAAGATCATTCTCCCCCTGGTTGAGGAGGAACTCTCTCGGAAACATGGCGTCATTCCACCCAAAACCATCATTTTCTTCGGCCCTCCCGGCACGGGCAAAACCCATTTCGTCAAGGCCATGGCCGGAAGGCTGGCGTGGTGGTACGTGGAAATCATGCCGAGCATGCTCATGGTCGACGGAGTGGACAAAATCGGCGCCCACCTGCGCAGTGTGATGGAAAAGGCGCGAGACCTAGAAGAAGTCGTCATATTCATAGACGAATTCGAAGAACTTGCAGGCAATCGGGATAGAGCCAATCGCGTAGACAGGTCCATCACCAATGAGTTTCTCAAGCAGGTCCCGCTTATCAAAAGCCATACCAGCAAGTTGCTGCTCGTCTGCGCGACCAACTACATCCGCCAACTGGACGCCGCCCTGCTGCGGCCTGGGCGATTTGATTGCATCATCCCGGTCGGGACTCTCGACGAGAGCGGAAGAGAAACCATTCTGAAATATTTCTTGTCCAAAATGAACGTAGGCGCCATCGATTTGGCGCGTATCATCGCCTTGACGGGAAAATACACCCCGGCCGACATCGAATACCTCTTTCAGACCATAGCCCAGCACGCCTTTGAAGAAGAATGCGAAAGCGGGAGCAACGTTCCGGTGACAACGGACGCCATCGTCCAGGCCATTGCAACCTTCACCCCCTCACTGACGGAGGGCGTGATCGAGGAGTTCAAAGAAGACATCATCAAATACTCACGCGCTTGATCCGCGCGGGTTCCCGCGAGCAGATTCCGCCATCACTCCGGCCGCCGGACTTCGGCAAAATGTCAACGCAACAAGGAGAGCATATGAGCACTCAATTATCATTCACCAAGCAGGAGCAGGGAGCCCGTAGTCGGTTCCGCGAGTTGCTGACCCAGGCCGAATCAACGGAAGACGTGAAGAAGTTCTTCTATCAGACGGTGCGGGATCTACTCGTGGACGTCTGCGACTCGCTACCCGTTTTCAACATTCCAGATGTGCAACTCGACTTGAGTCGGGGCGAGGGCTACTCGCTCTCGGACCGCCTGATGGACGAGGCGGACCTGAGCAACCTGATGCACGGTTCCGACCTGGATGACATCCTGAAGCGCTTGTCGAAAAACGCATGGAACCGTTACCACCAATTGGAAAAGAATCCGGCCAGGAGCGAGCAGAAGATCTTCCCCATTCCGGGCAGTTGATCCGTCCATCCCCAGGGGGCATCCGTGCCTCCCGGGGAGGTGCCGTACCGCTTTTTCCCTTGTGATTCGGCTTGTCTACTCTTTGGCCATTCGTGTGTGAGCTCCATCTGGCAATCGCCCTCGACGGGCCGAAGGAGGAGTCCGGTCCTGCCCCCCCTGCTTACTCTCACACACCCATGATGCGCTGGGACACCCGGGCAAAATGCAAGCCCTGAATCGCCATTTCAACCACGGTGGAGAGGGCTTTGGGCTTTGTCAAGAGTGTTTTCAGCACCAGCTTCCAGTAGAGGATGCGGGCGGGTGAGGCGATGCCGACAGCCCACATGCTTTTCAAGAAGGCCTGAACATCCGTCCGGACCATTTTCCCCCGTGCCGTAGGTGCGTAGGAAGAGAGAAACGTGCTGATCCGGTCATAGTATTCCCTTGGAGAGTACAGCTCTCCCACGAGTTTCTTGTATCCATCCAGCAGGGCTTCACATCCCATGCGGGGATCGAAGTTCAGGCAGGCATCGGTATTCTCTCCGCTCAATTCGCCAAGCAGTCTCCCTTCGGATTTGAGCCGAGTCCATAATCTCGTATGCGGCATCGCGTTAAGAACCCCGATCATGGCCGTCACGACCCCGATCTCCTGAATGAATCTGAATTGCTGCCCGAAAATCGACGAGGTGTCGTTGTCGAAACCCACGATGAAGCCACCCATCACCTGCATGCCGTGTTGGTGAATATTCCTGATCGCCGAGCTGAAATCGGCGGTTACGTTCTGTTTTTTCCCGCACTCAACCAGGCTCGCCGTGGAGGGTGTTTCAATACCGATGAAAACCTTGTGGAAGTTCGCTGCGCTCATCATTTCCATGAGTTCATCGTCCTGCGCCAGATTCACACTGGCCTCCGTCATAAGCTTGAATGGGTAATGGTGCAGCCTCTGCCATTCGGCGAGTTTTGGCAAAAACTCCTTCACCCGGGCCTTGTTACCGATGAAGTTGTCGTCCACGATAAAGACGGTCTCTCTCCATCCTGCATCATAGAGACTTTGAATTTCCCGCAACATCTGATCGGGATTTTTGACCCGAGGGCGCCGTCCGTTCATGGCCACAATGTCGCAAAACTCGCAATCAAAGGGGCAGCCTCTGGAATACTGCACCGACATGGAGATATAGTCCTTCATCCTCAAGAGGTCCCACGCTGGAAGCGGTGTCGAGTCCAGATCCGGACGTTCGGAGGACTCATACTGTTTTTTTGCCACCCCCTGTTCGAAGTCACGCAAAAATTCGGGCAGGACGGTTTCGGATTCGCCGATGATAAAATGGTCAACATCAAGAAACTGCTCCAGATGTGACCTGAAGGCCGGGCCTCCCGCGATCACGGTTTTGCCGGCTTCCCTGGCGCGTTTCATGATTTTCCTCGCGCTGGGAAGCTGCACCATCATGGCGCTGACCATGACAACGTCCGCCCATTCAAGATCGGTATTCTCCAGAGGGGCGATATTCGTGTCCACAAGACGTTTTTCCCATCCCGCAGGCAGCATGGACGCAACAGTGAGCAAGCCGAGCGGGGGGAAGGCCGCCTTTTTTGACACAAAGGACAGTATGCTTTTGAAACTCCAGAATGTATCGGGATAGGCAGGGTAGACCAAAAGAGCTTTCATACTTTTCACCTCATATGCATAGTACTCCGATCATGGGAATCGACAACTCAAATCGTGTTATTATTTTGGGAAACAGAAATGGGTCCATCTTGCTTCTCACCACATGGTAAAACGTGACAGCTTATAATCCCTTGAGTCGGAGTCGATCCGCCATCCCTCTCGCCGTCGCATACACGGATGACGACGCAAACAAAGTCGTCGGGGCAAGGCCGGACCGCGAAGCGTCCGCCCGAAGGGCTCGGCCTTGCGCTGGCGGCTGCTTGCGTCACGCTCGCGGAAAATCGGCGGGAGGGGAAGAAATCGTGCCGCCGGGGCTTGCGCGAGGGTTTGGTGACGTCGTATGGTGGGGCATATCCATCGGATAATTCCGTAACCAAAAGGAGGTGAAACGCATTGACGCGCGTCATAAGTTCGTGACGAAGTCCGAACTGATGACGCATACGGAAGCCTTTGGCTTCAAGACCTACCGCGCCGTTTTCCAAACAAACGGCCATTTCCAAATCCAAACACACCGGCTGTAACGCAGCACCCGCCACTGGTGGAATGGCAGGACATCTAGCGCCTGTCATTGCAACACTTCCCCTATGGCTGCCATCTAATCCGCAAGACATAATCGCTTGTGGGGCAGCACCATTTATTGACTGGGCTTTCCGGAATTTTCTTCCAATGGGAAACAGGCATTCATTCTTCCCGTGACTGGTGATGCGTGGCGGACTTACCGCCACAGGCAGGTCATCTTCTGGCTAACAGAAGAAGTCCGATCTGCTTTGCTCTGGGGCACTGCCCCGAACTTATAACGGAAGGAGCATTCCATGCGAAAATCCAACAGCCTCAACTATGGTGTGAACCGGGCAACCCTGTCCGGTAACAAGTCAAAACAATACCGAATCCGTCAGAACGCCCGACACTTCGTCAAGGTCTTGCGCCAGACGGGAATGCGTGCCCAGAAATGGACCAAGGTAACGAACAAACATTTTCAACGTGTGGCAAATCACATGCTGGCCGACGGGATTGGACACGGCAGAATTGCCGAAGTCTTCAGTGCTGCCCGCCACATCTGCCGCGCATATGAAAACAATCGCATCAGCGACAGCAACGCCACATTCGGTATCAAGCGCGGGGCGATCACCAATCAGACGCCCCGTGCCGCCAAGCCGGAAAAGATAGAAGAATCCCTGACCAGCATGCGGAACGACGCGTCGTATCCGCATGCTGGTCGGGCGGCTGCACAAATCGAGATCATGTATCAGTTGGGACTTCGACGGGAAGAAGCTGCCAAGCTCGACTTGCCCAATGACTGGAACCGTGAAGAACAGACTCTGCTTGTTCAATACGGCACCAAAGGGGGCAGGCCCAGAACACTGCATGGATTGTCCGTGCAACAGCAAGACGTCCTTGA from uncultured Pseudodesulfovibrio sp. includes the following:
- a CDS encoding chemotaxis protein CheB, translated to MTKKKDTPASHPHEDSLASTDKVAPAPGRPSEPTFPIVGIGASAGGLAAFEAFFSGMPTDTDPGMAFVLVQHLKPDHKSLLTELIRRYTSMEVFEVEDGMEVRPNCTYIIPPNRDMAILHGRLQLLEPINPRGQRLPIDFFFRSLAQSMHESVVGVVLSGTGSDGTLGVRAIKGEGGMVIAQTPESCEYDGMPRSAIATGLVDYELPPSEMPARIIAYTDHVYGPPLCAETDPIPGTENALQKICILLRIHTGHDFSQYKPSTINRRIERRMAVHQIDTLDAYIQYLQQAPREVESLFRDLLIGVTRFFRDTEAFNTFEEEVVPKLFAEKSPGSSIRIWSTGCSTGEEAYSVAILLQEYMEKTRTRIKVQIFATDIDSQAINTARSGLYPTSIAADVTPERLSRFFTIESNGSAYRIHKTLRDILIFSEQDVIKDPPFSRLDCILCRNLLIYMDGELQKKIMPLFHYALRPGGFLFLGTSETVGDFGDLFTAMHRKSKLYLRKEAQLGKRSTAMSRFIPPLSALDSSLLRPTTVKEVAPAKLPLRDLTEQTLLQRFVPVGVLVNAQGDILYLHGRTGQYLEPAQGEAGTNNILKMAREGLRRGLNTALHKARSSGGTARSQSLWVKTNGSFTSVDLTVCPVAADHVDFSDPLYLVILEPSPQVGHGSVPTSASPAVGGDGEKSDEDGEKDNLVKTLRQELLANEEYLQSTIEELETSNEELNSSNEEMQSINEELQSSNEELETSKEELQSVNEELSTVNTELQNKLTDLSQANNDMSNLLSGTGIATIFVDHQLCIMRFTPAATRIINLIPVDIGRPVGHIVSKLVGYDSLVEDVESVLETLLPKDLEVQAEDGKWYTMRIQPYRTLDNVIEGAVITFVDITEMKKSDELLQEAHGQIRLAVVARDSQDAITVLDMKGDILSWNPSAHRLLGWREEEALSMNIQDMLPKDMQAEELENLRLVAQGDLPMPYETRRIHKDGQTLQVWLTASLLLDDTGSAYGMATTQRIVREANKS
- a CDS encoding PAS domain-containing sensor histidine kinase; this encodes MKNKLRLQAEALAQSRESVDKQPLSPEEMKQALHELRVHQIELELQNEELRRSQAELDAIRARYFDLYDMAPVGYCTISEDGMTLESNLTAATLLGMHRSDMVGQPWTTFIHREDQDIYYRHRKELLSNNSPNATAECELRLLKKDGSEFWALLTGTLVPDDEGTPVCRVVIHDITGRKQEEQFREDVQRIIHHDIKGPLGALFSLTRMVLEDGESDALMDLFPQVMLGIQQVIQFIDAAEPLREMEKGVFTPAKTPIAIHQLLETVKLSLATLASKCKVTISIQAETDCFSESARVFGEAFLFEDMFMNLGKNAIEALPKGGDVTITCRTDQDMVYIAIHNAGTVPESIRNRFFERYVTEGKRFGTGLGTYSARLIAEAHGGHIKLATSEAEGTTISISLPLCDIR
- a CDS encoding ATP-binding protein — translated: MDIKTFESPAPEVCASKIFEACGAKFDKDVVTDLWQKIRRHQWVLSEKLNRDVGFKIACNDFVDNIGTDKELATHNQEKLLVQMGAQAITRDIWDTISDTQPPKKLIQMKIILPLVEEELSRKHGVIPPKTIIFFGPPGTGKTHFVKAMAGRLAWWYVEIMPSMLMVDGVDKIGAHLRSVMEKARDLEEVVIFIDEFEELAGNRDRANRVDRSITNEFLKQVPLIKSHTSKLLLVCATNYIRQLDAALLRPGRFDCIIPVGTLDESGRETILKYFLSKMNVGAIDLARIIALTGKYTPADIEYLFQTIAQHAFEEECESGSNVPVTTDAIVQAIATFTPSLTEGVIEEFKEDIIKYSRA
- a CDS encoding B12-binding domain-containing radical SAM protein; translated protein: MKALLVYPAYPDTFWSFKSILSFVSKKAAFPPLGLLTVASMLPAGWEKRLVDTNIAPLENTDLEWADVVMVSAMMVQLPSARKIMKRAREAGKTVIAGGPAFRSHLEQFLDVDHFIIGESETVLPEFLRDFEQGVAKKQYESSERPDLDSTPLPAWDLLRMKDYISMSVQYSRGCPFDCEFCDIVAMNGRRPRVKNPDQMLREIQSLYDAGWRETVFIVDDNFIGNKARVKEFLPKLAEWQRLHHYPFKLMTEASVNLAQDDELMEMMSAANFHKVFIGIETPSTASLVECGKKQNVTADFSSAIRNIHQHGMQVMGGFIVGFDNDTSSIFGQQFRFIQEIGVVTAMIGVLNAMPHTRLWTRLKSEGRLLGELSGENTDACLNFDPRMGCEALLDGYKKLVGELYSPREYYDRISTFLSSYAPTARGKMVRTDVQAFLKSMWAVGIASPARILYWKLVLKTLLTKPKALSTVVEMAIQGLHFARVSQRIMGV
- a CDS encoding integrase domain-containing protein; the protein is MRKSNSLNYGVNRATLSGNKSKQYRIRQNARHFVKVLRQTGMRAQKWTKVTNKHFQRVANHMLADGIGHGRIAEVFSAARHICRAYENNRISDSNATFGIKRGAITNQTPRAAKPEKIEESLTSMRNDASYPHAGRAAAQIEIMYQLGLRREEAAKLDLPNDWNREEQTLLVQYGTKGGRPRTLHGLSVQQQDVLDRAQEYVSPSDRKGINNLMPEHMGDEWLHRVDYAARKHGLTAKEAGGTLHGLRHERFHQMYVEHTGFEPPNQHESVQVFQEAAYEVAGDEWSRLDSEARDQVEETAGHSKGRRDISNAYLGSSH